Proteins from one Kineosporiaceae bacterium genomic window:
- a CDS encoding sigma-70 family RNA polymerase sigma factor, producing MTYRQVRPDPAFGLLKLYDDALPHVYGYLLARCGDTGLAEDLTAESFLAAVEAVRKPGAPDVSIPWLIGVARHKLADHWRRAEREQRGLRLLDGEPARVEDPWEAAVDRIRAREVLDRLGPHHRAALTLRYLDGLPVPEVARHLDRTVHATEALLVRARTAFRRGYEAEEGSR from the coding sequence GTGACGTACCGACAGGTGCGGCCCGACCCGGCGTTCGGGCTGCTGAAGCTGTACGACGATGCGCTGCCGCACGTCTACGGCTACCTGCTGGCCCGCTGCGGTGACACCGGCCTGGCCGAGGACCTCACGGCCGAGTCGTTCCTGGCGGCCGTGGAGGCGGTCCGCAAGCCCGGCGCGCCCGATGTGTCGATCCCGTGGCTGATCGGGGTTGCCCGGCACAAGCTCGCCGATCACTGGCGGCGGGCTGAGCGGGAGCAGCGCGGGTTGCGTCTGCTGGACGGCGAGCCGGCGCGCGTCGAAGACCCGTGGGAGGCGGCCGTCGACAGAATCCGGGCCCGTGAGGTGCTCGACCGGCTCGGCCCGCACCACCGGGCGGCGCTTACGTTGCGCTATCTCGACGGGCTGCCCGTGCCTGAGGTGGCCCGGCACCTGGACCGCACCGTGCACGCCACCGAGGCGCTGCTGGTGCGAGCCCGCACCGCGTTCCGCCGCGGGTACGAGGCAGAGGAGGGCTCGCGATGA
- a CDS encoding DNA polymerase III subunit delta': MSVWADLVGQTEAVGVLSRASAPDTVPGSGSGSVLDASSGMTHAWLLTGPPGSGRSTAARAFAAALQCSEAGCGRCHECRTALAGSHPDVTLIATEHVHLRADEVRPLVTLASQRPTLGRWRVIVIEDADRLNDTSGNMLLKAIEEPPPRTVWLLCAPSPDDVLVTIRSRCRHVGLRVPPVEDVAALLVRRHAVDPAIAAFAARAAGSHIGLARRLATDEGARIRRRDIVRLPTQLSGVGAAVMAAGQLVEVATEESKAATGERDAAERAQLLHTLGAEGLSTLPPAVRSQLKTLEENQKRRATRAQRDVLDRSLTDLMSFFRDVLVTQLDTGSELTNPESWPDIDRLARAGTPEATLRRLEAIGVARERIEANVAPLLAVEALMVALLGEVPMDGARRRAG; the protein is encoded by the coding sequence GTGAGCGTGTGGGCCGATCTGGTCGGGCAGACCGAGGCGGTCGGCGTCCTGTCGCGTGCGAGCGCGCCGGACACGGTGCCGGGTTCGGGGTCTGGTTCGGTGCTGGACGCGTCGTCCGGCATGACCCACGCCTGGTTGCTGACCGGCCCCCCCGGTAGTGGCCGGTCGACGGCGGCTCGGGCGTTCGCCGCCGCGTTGCAGTGCAGCGAGGCTGGCTGCGGTCGGTGTCACGAGTGCCGGACGGCGCTGGCCGGGTCGCACCCGGACGTCACCCTGATCGCGACCGAGCACGTTCACCTGCGCGCCGACGAGGTCCGGCCGCTGGTGACCCTGGCCTCGCAGCGGCCCACCCTGGGCCGCTGGCGCGTGATCGTGATCGAGGACGCCGATCGGCTCAACGACACCTCGGGCAACATGTTGCTCAAGGCGATCGAGGAGCCACCGCCGCGGACGGTCTGGCTGCTGTGTGCCCCCAGCCCCGACGACGTGCTGGTCACCATCCGATCCCGCTGTCGGCACGTCGGGTTGCGGGTGCCGCCGGTCGAGGACGTCGCGGCGTTGCTGGTGCGCCGGCACGCGGTGGACCCGGCCATCGCCGCCTTCGCGGCCCGGGCTGCGGGCAGTCACATCGGCCTGGCCCGGCGGCTGGCGACGGACGAGGGCGCCCGGATCCGGCGCCGGGACATCGTGCGGTTGCCGACCCAGCTGAGTGGCGTCGGGGCAGCGGTGATGGCTGCCGGTCAGCTCGTCGAGGTGGCCACCGAGGAGTCCAAGGCCGCCACCGGTGAACGCGATGCGGCCGAGCGGGCTCAGCTGCTGCACACCCTGGGCGCCGAGGGGTTGTCCACCCTGCCGCCGGCGGTGCGTAGTCAGCTGAAGACGTTGGAGGAGAACCAGAAGCGCCGCGCCACGCGCGCCCAGCGCGACGTCCTCGACCGGTCGCTGACCGACCTGATGTCGTTCTTCCGCGATGTGCTGGTGACCCAGCTCGATACCGGATCAGAGTTGACCAACCCCGAGTCGTGGCCCGACATCGACCGCCTGGCCCGGGCCGGAACACCCGAGGCGACGCTTCGCCGCCTGGAGGCCATCGGCGTTGCGCGAGAACGGATCGAGGCGAATGTGGCGCCATTGCTGGCGGTGGAGGCGCTGATGGTCGCCTTGCTCGGGGAGGTACCCATGGACGGCGCGCGCCGTCGCGCGGGATAG
- a CDS encoding alpha/beta fold hydrolase: MTDAVRRASSLVAACVVVLVLAACGPLGLPGGDSAAKPAQPGPATSVTTERRDPATDPALAQYYGQKPAWKGCTDGFECAKVTVPVDWAEPAGATLQLAVTRKTATGTRIGALMFNPGGPGASGVDYAPALYGQLPREVRKVYDVVSWDTRGVGQSQPAVTCLPNDQQDAFYAIDSTPDTVAEEEAWVAENKRYAAACQQHSGELLPHLDTLSTVKDMDVLRAVLGDQTLTFMGVSYGTYLGVWYAETFPWRVGRIVLDGVVDPSATAGQFAESQAKGFGRAVDSFIAHCLAEEACPLRGTRDQAVGQLEQLSRQIDAKALRTDGRPLTQALFLTGLLGGMYSTSLWPTVTQGLTEALSGDGTTMLLLADTYLRRDVDGRYEQILQVTSPIFCMDHADRRTVAQIKADAERMKQTAAPFGDLLGWGAVTCAEWPHDAVMPAKKLSASGAAPILVVGTTNDPATPYEDAVSVSKQLAAARLITLEGDGHTAYGNGNTCLDSAVNTYLLRGTLPAEGLRCS, encoded by the coding sequence ATGACCGATGCCGTCCGACGAGCGTCGTCCCTGGTCGCCGCCTGCGTCGTCGTCCTGGTGCTCGCCGCCTGTGGCCCGCTCGGCCTGCCCGGTGGGGACTCCGCGGCGAAGCCGGCCCAGCCCGGGCCGGCCACGTCCGTCACGACCGAACGCCGCGATCCGGCGACCGACCCGGCACTGGCCCAGTACTACGGCCAGAAACCGGCGTGGAAGGGCTGCACCGACGGGTTCGAGTGCGCCAAGGTCACCGTGCCGGTCGACTGGGCGGAGCCGGCCGGGGCGACCCTGCAACTGGCCGTGACCCGCAAGACGGCGACCGGCACGCGGATCGGCGCGTTGATGTTCAACCCGGGTGGTCCGGGTGCGTCGGGTGTCGATTACGCCCCGGCCCTGTACGGCCAGCTGCCACGCGAGGTGCGCAAGGTCTACGACGTGGTGAGTTGGGACACCCGCGGGGTCGGTCAGAGCCAACCGGCCGTGACGTGTCTGCCGAACGATCAGCAGGACGCCTTCTACGCGATCGACTCCACGCCCGACACCGTGGCGGAGGAGGAGGCGTGGGTCGCGGAGAACAAGCGCTACGCAGCGGCCTGTCAGCAGCACTCCGGTGAGCTGCTCCCACACCTCGACACCCTGAGCACGGTCAAGGACATGGACGTGCTGCGCGCCGTCCTGGGGGATCAGACGCTGACGTTCATGGGGGTGTCGTACGGCACCTACCTGGGCGTGTGGTACGCCGAGACCTTCCCCTGGCGGGTCGGACGCATCGTGCTGGACGGCGTCGTGGACCCGTCGGCGACGGCGGGGCAGTTCGCCGAGTCCCAGGCCAAGGGCTTCGGGCGGGCGGTGGACTCCTTCATCGCTCACTGTCTGGCCGAGGAGGCCTGCCCGTTGCGGGGCACCCGGGACCAGGCGGTTGGGCAGCTCGAGCAGCTGAGCCGGCAGATCGACGCCAAGGCGCTGCGCACCGATGGGAGGCCGCTGACTCAGGCGCTGTTCCTGACCGGGTTGCTCGGCGGCATGTACAGCACCTCGTTGTGGCCCACCGTCACCCAGGGCCTCACGGAGGCGCTGAGCGGTGACGGCACCACGATGCTGCTGTTGGCCGACACCTATCTCCGCCGCGACGTGGACGGCCGATACGAACAGATCCTCCAGGTGACCAGCCCGATCTTCTGTATGGACCACGCCGACCGGCGGACCGTCGCGCAGATCAAGGCCGACGCCGAGCGCATGAAGCAGACCGCGGCGCCCTTCGGCGACCTGCTCGGTTGGGGGGCGGTCACGTGTGCCGAGTGGCCCCACGACGCGGTGATGCCGGCGAAGAAGCTGTCGGCGTCGGGAGCGGCGCCGATCCTGGTCGTGGGCACCACGAATGACCCGGCCACGCCGTACGAGGACGCGGTGTCGGTGTCGAAGCAGCTCGCGGCGGCCCGGCTGATCACCCTCGAGGGCGACGGGCACACCGCCTACGGCAACGGCAATACCTGTCTGGACTCGGCCGTCAACACCTATCTGCTCAGGGGAACGCTGCCTGCCGAGGGCCTGCGCTGCAGCTGA
- a CDS encoding IS21 family transposase, translating to MDILAAYREVGSYRAAAVICGTTHKTVRRVVERHNAGDGGSERQGRGHNYDEVSSLVADKVRATHGKISAKRLLPAARAAGYGGSARNFRRLVAAQKAAWRRGHHRGRRPAVWTPGDTLVIDWGVQAGVHVFCAVLAWSRIRFVRFAADEKASTTLGLLAECFEVLGGVPKTVLADRMGCLKAGVVADVVVPTADYVRFATHYGFRPDFCQAADPESKGIVEALVGYAKRDLMVPAEPSVSDLGGANRAAGHWCAEVNTVVHSGDLRRPRRAARGRTGPLGPLPSLRLEVGAAPISRKVDKLSCVRFGSARYSVPNRLIGTSVLLTVLDARVQVLEAFTGEVVAEHTLVAPGETSILDEHYGSTRPDKPRRAPRPKTVVEKRFLALGEVAEAFLVGAAAAGVSRLPGELEQILVLHDAHGHEALLAALARAVEFGRWRADDVRSILAAAGAAPTPRPAGEALVMTLPSVPTRSLADYAIGGELS from the coding sequence ATGGACATCTTGGCTGCCTACCGTGAGGTGGGGAGTTATCGAGCGGCCGCAGTGATCTGCGGGACGACGCACAAGACGGTGCGGCGGGTCGTCGAACGACACAACGCCGGTGATGGCGGATCGGAACGCCAGGGCCGGGGCCACAACTACGACGAGGTCAGCTCGCTGGTCGCGGACAAGGTCCGCGCGACGCACGGGAAGATCAGCGCGAAGCGGCTGTTACCGGCTGCCCGCGCAGCGGGCTATGGGGGGTCGGCCCGCAACTTCCGGCGGCTGGTCGCGGCGCAGAAGGCGGCCTGGCGGCGGGGTCATCATCGGGGCCGTCGTCCGGCGGTGTGGACGCCCGGGGACACGCTGGTGATCGATTGGGGTGTCCAGGCGGGGGTGCACGTGTTCTGCGCGGTGTTGGCCTGGTCGCGGATCCGGTTCGTCCGGTTCGCCGCCGACGAGAAGGCGTCCACCACACTCGGGCTGCTCGCAGAGTGCTTCGAGGTCCTCGGTGGGGTCCCGAAGACCGTGTTGGCCGACCGGATGGGCTGCCTGAAGGCTGGGGTGGTCGCCGATGTGGTGGTTCCGACCGCGGACTATGTCCGGTTCGCCACCCACTACGGGTTCCGGCCGGACTTCTGCCAGGCCGCGGATCCGGAGTCGAAAGGGATCGTGGAGGCGCTGGTCGGGTATGCCAAGCGGGACCTGATGGTGCCGGCCGAACCGTCGGTGAGTGATCTGGGCGGCGCGAACCGGGCCGCCGGCCACTGGTGCGCCGAGGTCAACACGGTGGTCCATTCCGGAGATCTGCGCCGTCCCCGCCGAGCGGCTCGAGGCCGAACGGGACCTCTCGGGCCGTTGCCGTCGCTGCGGCTCGAGGTCGGCGCTGCGCCGATCAGCCGCAAGGTCGACAAGCTGTCCTGTGTCCGGTTCGGGTCGGCCCGCTACTCGGTCCCGAACCGGCTCATCGGCACCAGCGTGCTGCTCACCGTGCTGGACGCGCGGGTGCAGGTGCTGGAGGCGTTCACCGGTGAGGTCGTCGCCGAACACACCCTGGTCGCCCCGGGTGAGACCAGCATCCTTGATGAGCACTACGGCTCGACCCGCCCGGACAAGCCACGTCGCGCGCCGCGACCGAAAACCGTTGTGGAGAAACGGTTCCTGGCCCTGGGTGAGGTCGCTGAGGCGTTCCTGGTCGGTGCGGCCGCGGCCGGGGTGAGCCGGCTGCCCGGCGAGCTGGAACAGATCCTGGTCCTGCACGATGCCCACGGCCACGAGGCGTTGCTCGCGGCGCTGGCCCGGGCGGTCGAGTTCGGGCGGTGGCGCGCCGACGACGTCCGCTCCATCCTCGCCGCCGCCGGTGCCGCACCCACACCGCGCCCGGCGGGCGAAGCCTTGGTCATGACCCTGCCCTCGGTGCCGACCCGGTCCCTGGCCGACTACGCGATCGGTGGTGAGTTGTCGTGA
- a CDS encoding nuclear transport factor 2 family protein, translating to MGDVEDVIAAAEARATALALGDAEELSRLLHEGLRWTTHAGEVFGRSEYIRRNTDGRTAWRSQDLGSAAVVVVGDTAVLHAEVSDVVLSEDHEPETFKMPMTQVWVRLPGGWQCLAGHAGPRRP from the coding sequence ATGGGTGATGTCGAAGACGTCATTGCGGCCGCCGAGGCGCGGGCGACTGCGCTCGCGTTGGGTGACGCCGAGGAGCTGTCCCGCCTCCTTCATGAGGGGTTGAGGTGGACCACCCACGCAGGCGAAGTCTTCGGTAGGTCCGAGTACATCCGTCGGAACACCGATGGGCGCACGGCCTGGCGTTCCCAGGACTTGGGCAGTGCTGCAGTCGTGGTGGTCGGCGATACCGCTGTACTCCACGCCGAGGTGTCCGACGTAGTGCTTTCCGAAGACCACGAGCCCGAGACGTTCAAGATGCCCATGACGCAGGTCTGGGTGCGCCTGCCCGGCGGCTGGCAGTGCCTCGCCGGTCACGCAGGGCCACGCCGTCCCTGA
- a CDS encoding aminoglycoside phosphotransferase, translating to MRPSARVLDLFAVPDLVEPLAGGQSRTVRVGDLVLSPDRDPATQEWLSPLIARLAVDLDQDPMRRRQDLRIAVPVPARDGSWVVEGWAASRYEPGTAPCRDLDVILAAGHLLHARLATAVHERPAHLDARTDRWFAAELVAFDEAPMPDVEPELARLVARVRRAMQADAGAGGAQLVHANLAGNVLLDKAGAPVVIDLSPAWRPVLWADAVCVLDAVLWAGASPAVLARWNHGPERTAMLRAIVFRLLGDTRPDVEAYADVLSSLTAAATDGSGG from the coding sequence GTGCGTCCGTCGGCTCGCGTTCTCGATCTGTTCGCGGTGCCGGACCTCGTGGAGCCCTTGGCCGGTGGGCAGAGCCGCACGGTGCGCGTCGGCGATCTGGTACTCAGCCCGGATCGAGACCCGGCGACGCAGGAGTGGCTCAGCCCCCTGATCGCCCGACTGGCGGTCGACCTCGACCAGGATCCGATGCGGCGGCGGCAGGACCTCCGGATCGCCGTCCCGGTACCGGCACGCGACGGTTCGTGGGTGGTCGAGGGCTGGGCGGCCAGCCGCTACGAGCCCGGGACGGCGCCCTGCCGCGATCTCGATGTCATCCTGGCTGCCGGGCACCTGCTGCACGCCCGCCTGGCCACGGCGGTCCATGAGCGACCGGCGCACCTCGACGCCCGTACGGACCGCTGGTTCGCGGCAGAACTGGTGGCCTTCGACGAGGCGCCGATGCCGGACGTCGAACCGGAGCTGGCCCGTCTGGTCGCGCGGGTCCGGAGGGCGATGCAGGCCGACGCCGGCGCCGGCGGAGCGCAGCTCGTACACGCCAACCTCGCGGGAAATGTGTTGTTGGACAAGGCGGGTGCTCCTGTCGTCATCGACCTCTCACCGGCATGGCGCCCCGTGCTGTGGGCCGACGCGGTGTGTGTCCTGGACGCCGTGCTCTGGGCCGGGGCCTCACCGGCGGTGCTCGCACGCTGGAATCACGGCCCGGAACGCACCGCGATGTTGCGCGCCATCGTGTTCCGTCTGCTGGGCGATACCCGACCGGATGTCGAGGCCTACGCCGACGTACTGTCGTCCCTCACGGCCGCGGCCACGGATGGGTCGGGTGGCTGA
- a CDS encoding helix-turn-helix transcriptional regulator has product MLVTGTTQSQLSRFSGVHQPSISQFLSGKVELSDEQLERLLFCMGYRLEVIRRPVEPDLTRSERRSWRLHRQLSCGLDRVSLEQWRPTIERNLHRLRGQVTGQPHLRHLDRWTYLVEGGDVLGLHRVLTGLDRESIEMREVSPFGGVLTQEERTRVLAEVG; this is encoded by the coding sequence ATGCTCGTGACGGGCACCACTCAGTCGCAGTTGTCTCGGTTCAGTGGCGTTCATCAGCCGAGCATCAGTCAGTTCCTGTCCGGCAAGGTCGAGCTGAGTGACGAGCAGTTGGAGCGGTTGCTGTTCTGCATGGGGTATCGGCTCGAGGTGATCCGGCGGCCGGTCGAACCCGACCTGACACGTTCGGAGCGCCGCTCGTGGCGGTTGCATCGCCAGCTCTCGTGCGGTCTCGACCGGGTCAGCCTTGAGCAGTGGCGCCCCACCATCGAGCGGAACCTGCACCGGCTGCGAGGGCAGGTCACCGGGCAGCCGCACCTGCGGCATCTCGACCGCTGGACCTACCTGGTCGAAGGCGGGGACGTCCTCGGGTTGCACCGGGTGCTGACCGGGCTGGACCGTGAGTCGATCGAGATGCGCGAGGTCTCACCGTTCGGTGGCGTGCTCACCCAGGAGGAGCGGACGCGCGTCCTGGCGGAGGTCGGCTGA
- a CDS encoding bifunctional diguanylate cyclase/phosphodiesterase, translating into MSTATADGASVRRRRPAVVTVYAVGIVVCAVVLFGVVAVRQISTVDWGSPDLVTCYLLAGLLVLGELRPVHVARADGDTDQVTVSTTFALALLLSGPLVLALLVQGVAVAASDALGGRQRLRAAFNVAQYILTLASARAVFCLMTGAGMLDPTTTITSDQVVAALVAGATFFVVNNGAVALAVALQAGRSALAVIEGDLRAQGLTTVILIGLAPVAAMASQYSVLVLGLVALPLVGVQRSAGIAAQRQYEALHDGLTGLANRTLLRMRADRALTQAREVGGLVGVMLLDLDHFKDVNDTLGHHVGDALLREVARRVSACQPDGATVARLGGDEFAVVIGPVPEPEQVRELAARISSRLREPVVVDDVRIGIGASIGIALSNDHEATTDTLLQRADIALYQAKNNRGDVQVYSPEYDQNTVMRLALVADLAGDGVPEGFGLVFQPQIETATGRVVCLEALMRWRHPVHGPIEPEVFIPLAENCGAIRNMSHRAVEESLRALDRLRVAGHDLSMAVNVSVRLLQDLEVPTWVREVLAERSVPAERLTLEVTESTLLADPRRALGVLRELRELGVRLAVDDFGTGYSSLSYLQQLRPDDLKVDKSFVTHMLADENDEVIVRSTIELAHGLGLTVVAEGVEDPATLGRLADLGCDRVQGFHIARPMSEESLLTWLDSRRAGEVAAALPRQEVRS; encoded by the coding sequence ATGAGCACGGCGACTGCGGACGGCGCCTCGGTGCGCCGTCGCCGGCCTGCCGTGGTGACCGTGTACGCGGTCGGCATCGTGGTGTGCGCAGTGGTGCTCTTCGGCGTGGTCGCGGTGCGACAGATCTCGACCGTCGACTGGGGAAGTCCCGATCTGGTGACCTGCTACCTGCTGGCCGGGCTGCTGGTGCTGGGTGAGCTGCGTCCGGTGCACGTCGCGCGGGCCGACGGCGACACCGATCAGGTGACCGTCTCGACCACCTTTGCCCTGGCCCTGCTGCTGTCCGGACCGCTCGTCCTGGCCCTGTTGGTCCAGGGGGTGGCGGTGGCCGCCAGCGATGCCCTGGGCGGGCGACAACGACTACGCGCTGCCTTCAACGTCGCGCAGTACATCCTCACCCTGGCTTCGGCACGTGCCGTGTTCTGCCTGATGACCGGCGCGGGGATGCTCGACCCCACGACCACGATCACCTCCGATCAAGTCGTCGCGGCGCTGGTCGCTGGAGCGACGTTCTTCGTGGTCAACAACGGTGCGGTCGCCCTGGCGGTGGCGCTGCAGGCCGGGCGCAGCGCTCTGGCCGTGATCGAGGGCGATCTGCGGGCGCAAGGACTGACCACGGTGATCCTCATCGGGCTGGCGCCGGTGGCGGCCATGGCCTCGCAGTACTCGGTGTTGGTGCTCGGGTTGGTCGCGCTGCCGTTGGTGGGGGTGCAGCGCAGCGCGGGGATCGCGGCGCAACGGCAGTACGAGGCGTTGCACGACGGACTGACCGGGCTGGCCAACCGAACCCTGCTCCGGATGCGGGCCGACCGGGCGCTGACCCAGGCACGAGAGGTGGGTGGCCTGGTGGGCGTGATGCTGCTCGACCTGGACCACTTCAAGGACGTCAACGACACGCTGGGACACCATGTGGGCGACGCCTTGCTGCGTGAGGTGGCCCGCCGGGTGAGTGCCTGCCAGCCGGACGGGGCGACCGTGGCCCGCCTGGGGGGCGACGAGTTCGCCGTCGTGATCGGCCCGGTGCCCGAACCCGAGCAGGTGCGCGAGCTGGCCGCCCGCATCTCGAGCCGGTTGCGTGAACCGGTGGTGGTCGACGACGTCCGGATCGGTATCGGGGCGAGCATCGGCATCGCGCTGAGCAACGATCACGAGGCGACCACCGACACCTTGTTACAGCGCGCGGACATCGCGCTCTACCAGGCCAAGAACAACCGCGGTGACGTGCAGGTCTACAGCCCCGAGTACGACCAGAACACCGTGATGCGGCTGGCTCTGGTGGCCGACCTGGCGGGGGACGGCGTCCCCGAGGGGTTCGGGTTGGTGTTCCAGCCACAGATCGAGACGGCGACCGGCCGGGTGGTCTGCCTCGAGGCGCTGATGCGGTGGCGGCACCCGGTGCACGGCCCGATCGAGCCCGAGGTGTTCATCCCCTTGGCGGAGAACTGTGGAGCGATCCGCAACATGTCGCATCGGGCGGTCGAGGAGTCGTTGCGGGCGCTCGACCGACTGCGGGTCGCGGGCCACGACCTGTCGATGGCCGTGAACGTCTCGGTGCGGTTGCTGCAGGACCTCGAGGTGCCCACCTGGGTCCGTGAGGTGTTGGCCGAGCGGTCGGTGCCGGCCGAGCGGTTGACCCTGGAGGTGACCGAGTCGACACTGCTCGCCGACCCCCGCCGGGCGCTCGGGGTGCTGCGCGAACTGCGTGAGCTGGGCGTGCGCCTGGCGGTCGACGACTTCGGCACCGGGTACTCATCGCTGTCCTACCTGCAGCAGCTCAGGCCGGACGACCTGAAGGTCGACAAGTCCTTCGTGACGCACATGTTGGCCGACGAGAACGATGAGGTGATCGTCCGGTCGACCATCGAGCTCGCCCACGGGCTGGGATTGACCGTGGTGGCCGAGGGTGTCGAGGACCCGGCGACGCTGGGCCGACTGGCCGACCTGGGGTGCGACCGGGTGCAGGGATTCCACATCGCCCGACCGATGTCGGAGGAGTCCCTGCTGACCTGGCTCGATTCCCGGCGCGCGGGCGAGGTGGCCGCGGCCCTTCCCCGCCAGGAGGTGCGCTCGTGA
- a CDS encoding DUF5317 domain-containing protein → MIIPVAALFVLLLPAVIGGRLRRLAGVRLKLTWLVGLALATQIVVIEIFTRPQWLLGGVHVSTYVAAGAFLWANRRVPGMVVLALGAASNGLAISLNGGTLPASAEALRRAGIDQRAHEFTNSGVLDGARLGFLGDVFAIPASWPLSNVFSLGDVWIVLGVGYASLRICGSRWTPTWSPRSAGHGTPRHLASGSVREPKVSGDVSGGMAGGASGGASGSGAAGGEGDASGRPRLPQQRRRALRDEITHQDGEPAAVPDGSLVAVAGATVTPTRGRRRTTSDRRR, encoded by the coding sequence GTGATCATTCCGGTGGCAGCGCTGTTCGTGTTGTTGCTGCCCGCGGTGATCGGCGGGCGGCTGCGGCGGCTGGCCGGCGTCCGGCTGAAGTTGACCTGGTTGGTCGGGCTGGCGCTGGCGACCCAGATCGTGGTGATCGAGATCTTCACCCGTCCGCAGTGGCTGCTGGGTGGCGTGCACGTGAGCACCTACGTGGCGGCGGGTGCGTTCCTGTGGGCCAACCGGCGGGTGCCCGGCATGGTGGTGCTGGCGCTCGGTGCGGCGAGCAATGGTTTGGCCATCTCGCTCAACGGGGGGACGTTGCCCGCCAGCGCCGAGGCGCTGCGCCGGGCCGGAATCGATCAGCGGGCGCACGAGTTCACCAACTCGGGGGTGCTGGACGGCGCCCGGCTGGGCTTCCTGGGCGACGTGTTCGCGATCCCGGCCAGTTGGCCGCTGTCGAACGTGTTCAGCCTCGGAGATGTGTGGATCGTGCTCGGTGTGGGGTATGCCTCACTGAGGATCTGTGGCAGTCGATGGACGCCGACGTGGTCTCCGCGTTCGGCCGGGCACGGGACGCCGCGGCACCTGGCCTCGGGTTCGGTGCGGGAGCCGAAGGTGTCGGGGGATGTCTCGGGTGGAATGGCGGGGGGCGCCTCGGGGGGCGCATCGGGGAGCGGGGCTGCGGGAGGTGAGGGCGACGCGTCGGGACGCCCTCGCCTCCCGCAGCAACGCCGCCGCGCGCTGCGGGACGAGATCACGCACCAGGACGGCGAGCCCGCTGCGGTACCCGACGGCTCGCTCGTCGCCGTCGCGGGTGCCACCGTCACCCCGACCCGGGGCCGGCGCCGGACGACGAGCGATCGCCGCCGCTGA
- a CDS encoding VOC family protein yields the protein MSQQTTPTRVERQPARVPTLTPYIVVSDARRAMDWYIDVFGAQRRGELHVNADGTIGHAEVDIGEAVLMFAEASDLWPDVPVRAPDSPATFSHTLHLQVDDVDAITELARRGGALVEREPVDQPYGRGSVIVDPFGHRWMLLRPTAETT from the coding sequence ATGTCCCAGCAGACCACCCCGACCCGCGTCGAGCGCCAACCCGCCCGGGTTCCGACGCTGACCCCCTACATCGTCGTGTCTGACGCCCGGCGCGCCATGGACTGGTACATCGATGTGTTCGGGGCGCAGCGCCGCGGCGAACTCCACGTCAACGCGGACGGCACGATCGGCCACGCCGAGGTCGACATCGGCGAGGCGGTGTTGATGTTCGCCGAAGCCTCCGACCTGTGGCCCGACGTTCCCGTGCGCGCACCCGATTCCCCCGCCACGTTCAGCCACACCCTTCACCTGCAGGTCGATGACGTCGACGCGATCACGGAGCTGGCCCGGCGCGGTGGCGCTCTGGTGGAGCGGGAACCGGTCGACCAGCCCTACGGTCGTGGCTCGGTGATCGTCGACCCATTCGGACACCGCTGGATGCTCCTCAGGCCGACGGCGGAGACCACCTGA